A DNA window from Argiope bruennichi chromosome X2, qqArgBrue1.1, whole genome shotgun sequence contains the following coding sequences:
- the LOC129960300 gene encoding PIH1 domain-containing protein 1-like, with the protein MFLGSSPNIASCSGDNFLDVSPKESILNIVEESESFDQTEPFELNSEEGKQVFPKPGFCIQSKTTKDVKVFINMCHCEDVPKPDENLMSLTDVSGDETIRFPLGFGLPRNEKDKSGKDCICFDVVINTEFLYILLNDEDTRNFVLSLCIEGIGNKYGIFIREDCCVKMKNPYHGTLQTHFIKNTNPRGLSNPLVKAVSDHSSVQSVGPKNSKSKENESSTINQNPVPVVYEPSSSMLPENQKPGVKFGLFQVPASDSYPLQYVLEAYCLDEDHPQFNVSVSSKRIVITEKKHNYNIDVSLPDPVIPERCRANFYCGTLAVVLPLAHVNHDEDN; encoded by the coding sequence ATGTTTTTAGGAAGCAGTCCAAACATCGCCAGCTGCAGTGGCGATAATTTCCTGGATGTGAGTCCGAAAGAGTCCATTTTGAACATCGTCGAAGAAAGCGAATCTTTCGATCAGACTGAGCCCTTTGAATTAAATTCTGAAGAAGGAAAACAAGTCTTTCCAAAACCAGGATTTTGTATCCAATCGAAAACTACTAAGGATGttaaagttttcattaatatGTGCCATTGTGAAGATGTGCCAAAACCGGATGAAAATTTGATGTCGCTTACAGATGTGAGTGGAGACGAAACCATACGTTTCCCTTTAGGCTTTGGCTTACCCCGTAATGAAAAGGATAAATCTGGTAAGGACTGTATTTGTTTTGATGTAGTCATCAACACCGAATTCCTTTACATTCTTCTAAACGATGAGGATACACGAAACTTCGTATTATCCCTTTGTATCGAAGGAATCGGTAATAAATATGGTATCTTTATCCGTGAGGATTGCTgcgtaaaaatgaaaaatccttACCATGGCACTCTGCaaacacatttcattaaaaacactAATCCACGTGGTTTAAGCAATCCTCTTGTCAAAGCTGTTTCTGATCATTCATCTGTCCAATCTGTTGGACCtaaaaattccaaatcaaaagaaaatgaatcttcAACCATTAATCAAAATCCAGTGCCTGTTGTATATGAACCGTCCAGTTCAATGCTTCCTGAAAATCAAAAACCCGGTGTGAAGTTTGGATTATTTCAGGTACCAGCTAGTGATAGTTATCCATTGCAATACGTATTAGAAGCTTATTGTTTAGATGAAGATCATCCCCAGTTCAATGTATCTGTGTCCAGTAAACGAATTGTGATAACTGAAAAAAAGCATAACTATAATATTGATGTGAGTTTACCTGATCCAGTCATTCCGGAACGATGTCGAGCTAATTTTTATTGTGGCACCTTAGCAGTCGTTTTGCCTCTAGCTCATGTCAATCACGatgaagataattaa